The following are encoded together in the Thermosipho japonicus genome:
- a CDS encoding nucleotidyltransferase family protein: MERISFEFRVFSAILAAGQGERFQNNVKILHNINGKPMLQHVIDVVKSINFEKNFLVVNPLWNKINPYFIIPENFTILINNEYKKGISTSLKLLIKNIIHFEPDYIAIFLADMPYISTDIVFSILQKIEKEDKIIAPYYKNIKGFPTIVHKSLFQEILNLKGDKGIKQIIYKNPNLVKKIEFKTDKVIKDIDQP, from the coding sequence ATGGAAAGAATATCTTTTGAATTTAGAGTCTTCTCAGCAATATTAGCAGCTGGTCAAGGTGAAAGATTCCAAAACAACGTAAAAATTTTACATAATATAAACGGAAAGCCTATGCTTCAACACGTCATTGACGTTGTAAAATCTATAAACTTTGAAAAGAACTTTTTAGTAGTTAATCCACTTTGGAATAAGATTAATCCTTACTTTATAATTCCAGAAAATTTTACAATTTTAATAAACAACGAATACAAAAAGGGCATTTCAACTTCTTTAAAATTATTAATTAAAAACATTATCCATTTTGAGCCTGATTACATTGCTATCTTTCTTGCAGATATGCCTTATATAAGTACTGATATAGTATTTAGCATTTTGCAAAAAATTGAAAAAGAAGATAAAATAATTGCCCCTTACTATAAAAATATTAAAGGCTTCCCAACAATAGTTCACAAAAGTTTATTTCAAGAAATTTTAAATCTTAAAGGTGATAAAGGTATAAAACAAATAATTTATAAAAATCCAAATTTAGTAAAAAAGATAGAATTTAAAACAGACAAAGTTATAAAAGATATAGATCAACCATAA
- a CDS encoding methylated-DNA--[protein]-cysteine S-methyltransferase — MEKGIVNTEFGSIIVYVKDNKAIKIEFTNEFLEEIELGIFTSQIKEYFEGKRKKLLFDVEISTGKTFKKIWDFVREIPYGQTMTYGQIAKILNVNPRVVGFAMSKNPLPIYIPCHRVVGKNDIHGFTGGRKWKEYLLNLESSQQY, encoded by the coding sequence ATGGAAAAAGGAATTGTAAATACTGAATTTGGTTCAATAATTGTATATGTTAAAGACAACAAAGCAATTAAAATAGAATTCACAAATGAATTTTTAGAAGAAATAGAATTAGGTATATTCACTAGTCAAATAAAAGAATACTTTGAAGGTAAAAGAAAAAAACTTTTGTTTGACGTAGAAATTAGCACAGGAAAAACATTTAAAAAAATATGGGATTTTGTAAGAGAAATTCCATATGGTCAAACTATGACATATGGCCAAATAGCAAAAATATTAAATGTAAACCCAAGAGTTGTAGGTTTTGCAATGTCAAAAAATCCATTACCTATTTACATTCCATGCCATAGAGTTGTTGGGAAAAACGATATACATGGTTTTACTGGAGGAAGAAAATGGAAAGAATATCTTTTGAATTTAGAGTCTTCTCAGCAATATTAG